ACTTTCGAGAAGATTTTCCTTATGGATGGCTGGCGATTTGACCGCCAGGAAGGAAGTCATCGGTCCTATGTGAAGCCTGGCGTCGCGCGTCCCATGTGATTCCCACCTACCGCGAGGTCCCCGTCTCCATCGTCCGCAACCTCATGCGGACCGCCAACATGCGTCGCGAGCGCTATTTCGAACTCATTTCCCGAGTGTGACGCACACCATTTCCCTGGACCTGGCCCGGACGACCTCCCTGGGCGGGGCCGTGAGGAGGCTCCAGACCTGATACCCTCCTCGCATCATGGAGGTAGCCTCAGCCGAGAATGGTTAGCTCACGGGAGCCCCGGGTCAGAAGCCGGGCCCCCTCGGCTGTCACCTCGACGGCGTCCTCAACCTGGATGCCGCCCCAGCCGTGCTCGTAGTAGGGCGTCTCGACGCAGAAGACCATCCCGGGCTCGAGCACGGTCTGGTTGCCCGGCGTGATCGTGGGTGGGTCGTAGGGCTCCAGCCCGATGCCGTGCCCGACGTGGTGGCGCTGGTAGTGGGGGATTCCGCTCTCGCGCGTGACCTGCACCGCCACGTCGAAGATCCGCCCGACTGGAGTGCCGGGCTTCATCGCCTCGATGGCGGCCTTCTCGCCGGCGAGGGCTGCTGCATAGTAGCGGGCCTGCTTCTCGGTCGGGGCTCCCCAGACGGCGGTCCGGGCGATGTCGGAGCGGTAGCTCCGATAAATGCAGCCCAGGTCGAAGCGGACGAGATCTCCCGGCTTGAGCGCGCGCTCGGCGGGATAGACGTCGGCGAGGGCTGCCCTCTCGCCGATCGTAATGACCGTGAAGTATGGGGAGGCCCCGCGTCTCAGCACCTCCTGCTCGTAGACGAGCACGGCTTCCCGCTCTGTCACTCCCGGCTTGAGCATGGCGAGGACCGCCGCCACCCCGTCCTCTGCGATCTGGGCCGCGCGCTCCAGGCAGGCCACCTCGTGTGGGCTCTTGACCATCCGTGCGGTTCTGAAGAGCTGGTAGGCGGGAACGAGCGTTGTCCCGGCGAGCTGCTTCTCGATCCGGCTCCAGGTCTGGGGGAAGAGATTTCCCTCGTCGAGGCCGATGCGCTTGCCGTGGACCCCCAGCTCGTCCAGGACCGTCGCCAGGGCGTCGGCAGCACTGGCCGCGGGCGCTCGGGTCCACTCTTGAATCTTCCTCCCCGCAGCGCCCGGCTCGGGGGCGTACTCGAAGAAGAACTTCCCGTAGCAGGCGACGCGGTCGCAGGCGATCTCGTCGGCTGCCACGCCGGCGGTGTCGATGAACGGGACTACGAGCGCCGTACCCTGGCGGGTGAAGATGCCGTAGAGCTCGGCTCCCCTGAAAATCGCGTGGGAGATGCTCCTGAACCCTGTGACGTAGAACAGGTTTTCGGGCGTGGTGGCGACGAGCGCGTCCAGGCCCTCGCTCTCCATCACGCGCATCAACCGGTCTCGGTGGTGGAGTTCCATCAGACCCTCACCCTGCTAGGCTATTTGAAGTTGGGCAGGACCTCGCGGCCGAACAGCTCGATCGCCTCCTGCATCTCGGCCACGCTCTGGGCGACGAAGAGGAGTCCCGCGAAGGTGGTGACCCCGGCTTTTTGGTATTCGCGGATCCGCTCGCTGATCCCCTCCGGGCTCCCGATCAGGTTGCGCTGCTCGTAGCCGCCGGTCTGCTCCCTGAGCGTCGAGGCCTTCAACGACTCCATGTGCTTGTAGAGCTGGGAGGCCCGAAAACGTCTGAGCGCCTCCTCGTGAGTCCTGGCGATTGACACGGCGAACTGGGGCGCGATGTCGATCTTCGACGGGTCCCGTCCCGCCTTCTCGGCGTGCCGCCCGACGTCCTCGACGCCCTTCCTGATCTCTTCGGGCGAGAGCACCGCCGGAAGCCAGCCATCCCCTAGCTCCCCGGCCCGGCGGCGGACCTCAGGGTGGTTCCCGCCGGCGTAGATCGGGAGCGGGTTCTGAACGGGCTTGGGGAAGCACTCGACCCCTTCGATCCTGACGTAGCGGCCTGTGAAGGTGACGCGCCGGTCGGTGAAGAGGAGGCGGAGCGCCTTCATCCCCTCCTCGACGATCGTGCCGCGGTGGACGTTGCGCGCGTCGGGGAAGAGGGCCTCGTACTCCTCCCGGTAGGCTCCGGTCCCGACTCCCAGGATCACCCTGCCGCCCGAGAGCTGATCGAGCGTCGCCACCTGCTTCGCGGCGACAGCGACGTGGCGCATGGGGAGCACCAGGATGCACGTGCAGACCTTGACCCGCGTCGTGCGCGCGGCCACGTACGTGAACGTGACCAGCGGCTCGTAGTAGTTGGGCGGCGTCGGGAACTCCCGCTGGACGTAGCGCTGGGTCGTCATGTGGTCGTTGCCCCAGACCGAGTCGAAGCCGAGCTGCTCGGCGAGGAGGGCCGTGGGGAGGATGTCCGAGGCCTGCGCGAAGGGGATCGGGTACATCATCCCTTCGATGCAAGTGGGGATGTGGACGCCGAATCTCAGCGGCATACCATCTCCCTCCAGAACGGCGCCAGCTCAGACCCCAGGAACTGGAGCTGCTCGACGGGGTCGAGGCCGGGCGCGGGAACCGCCACAGGCGCGTCCAG
The DNA window shown above is from Candidatus Rokuibacteriota bacterium and carries:
- a CDS encoding type II toxin-antitoxin system HicA family toxin, with amino-acid sequence MPRVTPVHWTTFEKIFLMDGWRFDRQEGSHRSYVKPGVARPM
- a CDS encoding aminopeptidase P family protein is translated as MELHHRDRLMRVMESEGLDALVATTPENLFYVTGFRSISHAIFRGAELYGIFTRQGTALVVPFIDTAGVAADEIACDRVACYGKFFFEYAPEPGAAGRKIQEWTRAPAASAADALATVLDELGVHGKRIGLDEGNLFPQTWSRIEKQLAGTTLVPAYQLFRTARMVKSPHEVACLERAAQIAEDGVAAVLAMLKPGVTEREAVLVYEQEVLRRGASPYFTVITIGERAALADVYPAERALKPGDLVRFDLGCIYRSYRSDIARTAVWGAPTEKQARYYAAALAGEKAAIEAMKPGTPVGRIFDVAVQVTRESGIPHYQRHHVGHGIGLEPYDPPTITPGNQTVLEPGMVFCVETPYYEHGWGGIQVEDAVEVTAEGARLLTRGSRELTILG
- a CDS encoding LLM class flavin-dependent oxidoreductase; translation: MPLRFGVHIPTCIEGMMYPIPFAQASDILPTALLAEQLGFDSVWGNDHMTTQRYVQREFPTPPNYYEPLVTFTYVAARTTRVKVCTCILVLPMRHVAVAAKQVATLDQLSGGRVILGVGTGAYREEYEALFPDARNVHRGTIVEEGMKALRLLFTDRRVTFTGRYVRIEGVECFPKPVQNPLPIYAGGNHPEVRRRAGELGDGWLPAVLSPEEIRKGVEDVGRHAEKAGRDPSKIDIAPQFAVSIARTHEEALRRFRASQLYKHMESLKASTLREQTGGYEQRNLIGSPEGISERIREYQKAGVTTFAGLLFVAQSVAEMQEAIELFGREVLPNFK